GTGGCATCACCCAGCACATCGGCGCCTACCAGATCGAGACCGAGCTCGAGGGCACGCCGCGGCTGATCACCTTCATCGACACCCCGGGTCACGAGGCGTTCACCGCCATGCGTGCCCGTGGTGCGAACTCGACGGACATCGCGGTGATCGTGGTGGCCGCCGACGACGGGGTCATGCCGCAGACGGTCGAGGCGATCAACCACGCGCAGGCCGCCAAGGCGCCGATCGTGGTCGCGGTCAACAAGATCGACAAGGAAGGCGCCAACCCGCAGAAGATCCGCCAGCAGCTCACCGAGTACAACCTGGTCGCCGAGGAGTACGGCGGCGACACGATGTTCGTGGACATCTCCGCACGGGAGAACATCAACATCGACGGGCTGCTCGAGGCGATCCTGCTGACGGCCGACGCGGCGCTGGACCTCCGGGCCAACCCGGACATGGAGGCCCAGGGTGTCGCGATCGAGGCGCACCTCGACCGCGGTCGCGGTCCGGTGGCCACGGTGCTGGTGCAGCGAGGCACGCTGCGCGTCGGCGATTCCGTCGTCGCGGGCGACGCCTACGGCCGCGTCCGCCGCATGGTGGACGAGCACAACGTGGACGTCACCGAGGCGCTGCCCTCGCGTCCCGTCCAGGTCATCGGGTTCACCTCGGTGCCGGGCGCGGGCGACACCTTCCTGGTGGTCGACGAGGACCGCGTCGCCCGGCAGATCGCCGAGCGCCGCTCCGCTCGCACGCGCAACGCGCTCAACGCGTCGCGCCGCAAGCGGGTCAGCCTCGAGGACCTCGACTCCGCCTTGAAGGAGACGAGCAGCCTCAACCTGATCATCAAGGGTGACAACTCGGGTACCGTCGAGGCGCTCGAGGCGGCACTGCTGCAGCTGGACGTCGGCGACGACGTCGAGCTGAACGTGGTGCACCGCGGTGTCGGTGGCGTGACCGAGTCGGACATCGACCTGGCGACCGCGTCCGACGCGATCGTGCTCGGGTTCAACGTCCGGGCCCAGGGCAAGGCGACCGAGCGGGCCACCCGCGAGGGCGTCGACGTCCGGTACTACACGGTCATCTACCAGGCGATCGACGAGATCGAGCAGGCCCTCAAGGGCATGCTCAAGCCGGAGTTCGAGGAGGTGGAGCTCGGCCGCGCCGAGGTCCGCGACGTGTTCAAGTCCTCGAAGATCGGCACGATCGCGGGTTGCCTGGTCATGTCCGGCGAGATCCGGCGCAACGCCAAGGCGCGCCTGCTCCGCGACGGCACCGTCATCGCCGAGAACCTGCCGATCAGCTCGCTGCGGCGGTTCAAGGACGACGTGGTCGAGGTCCGTGAAGGGTACGAATGCGGTCTGACGCTGGGTTCGTACAGTGACATCAAGGTCGACGACGTGATCGAGACCTACGAGCAGCGGGAGAAGCCCCGTTCGTAACGGCTAGTGGGGAGAGGGGCGTGCTCGCAGGCTGCGCCCGCCCCTCTCCCGCCGTCACGGTGTTTCTTGGGGGTCGCACCTCCGAACCCCCGCCAGGGGCAAGCCCCCTGGACCCTCGCTGTTCTCACGTTTGTCCTTGAAGGAGACTATGTACGTCGGAGCTCTCGAGCTCGACATCCTGCTCGACGATGTTCACTCGTTGAAGCAGAAGCGGTCCGTGATCAAACCGGTGGTGGCGGAGGTGCGCAAACGCTTCGCCGTCTCGGTGGCCGAAGCCGGTCACCTTGACCTCCACCGGCGAGCCCTCATCGGGGTGGCCGTCGTCGCCGCGGGTGGCGAGCACGTCCGGGACGTGCTCGACTCGTGCGAGCGGTTCGTGGCCTCGCGACCGGAGTTCGCCCTGCTGTCGGCACACCGCCGGGTGCTGGGACCGGACGACTAGACCGGAGACATTTCAGAAGGGGACGTTCCCATGGCCGATCCTGCTCGGGCTCGCAAGCTCGCCAAGCGGATCTCGCAGATCGTGGCGTCGGCGATCGAGCACGACATCAAGGACCCGCGGCTCGGTGCGGTGACCGTCACGGACACCAAGATCACCGCGGACCTGCACGACGCCACGGTGTACTACACGGTGCTGGGCGAGAACCTCGACTCGGCACCGGACTTCGCGGGCGCCGCGGCGGCGCTGGAGTCCGCGCGCGGGGTCCTGCGCACCAAGGTCGGGCAGGGCACCGGTGTCCGCTACACCCCGACTCTCACCTTCGTCGCCGACAGCATCCCCGACGACGCGCGCCGCATCGAGGAACTCCTCGCCAAGGCCCGCGAGGCCGACGCCGAGGTGGCCCGCCGGGCCACGGGCGCCCAGCACGCCGGCGACGCGGACCCGTACAAGGCCCCGCGCGAAGACGAGGACGAGACCGACCTCGACCACGACCTCGCCGAAGCCGAAGAGGAGACCCGAGGCTGAAGCGCTCCGGAGGACCCTCGACGTCCCACGACGCGGCGCGCTGTTCGGTGGCGCCGCGCCGTTCGTCGCCACCTCCTCCGGGCGCTCCGCCCCGCTGGGTACGCCGCCCGCGGCTACCCCGCCCACCAGGCCGCCGGCCCTGAACGCACGACGTTCGGGGCCGGCGGTTTTTTTGTCCCTTCAGTCCACCGGCCGGGTGGCCGTCACCGCGTCGGTCAGGGCCTTCAGCAGGTCCAGCACCTGGGGCTGCAGCTCGTCGGGCAGCAAGTCCCACGCCGCGCGCTGGTTGTCGCGAAGGCGGGTGCGGGCGCGGTCCCAGTGGGCGCGGCCGCGGTCGGTGAGGGCGACGACGACGCGGCGGTCGTCGTGGGCGTGGGGGGTGCGGCGGACGAGGCCGGCGGACTCCAGGGCCTTCACCGAACGCGTGACGGTGGGCTGGGCGAGCTTCGCCTCCTGCGCGAGCTCGCCGATGGTCATGGCGCCCAGTCGGGCCAGGGGAGTCACCAGCTGGGCCTGCGAGTCGCTGAGGGCGGAGGCGGCCGCGGCCAGCGCGTCGAGGCGGGCGCGGTTGGTGCGCATGGCCGAGTACAGCGCGTTGCAGGCGTCGGCGAAGCGGTCGACGTCGGTGTCGGCGGGTTCGGTTGACCCGGAGGGCACGGTCACCCGGAAAGATTAGATCACCGAAGTACATAGCATGCTATGTTCAGCTCACGGAACCGAGAGGCGACGCAGCATGGTCCGCAAGATTGCCCTCGAGGAACACTTCGGCACTGCCG
The sequence above is a segment of the Amycolatopsis sp. 2-15 genome. Coding sequences within it:
- a CDS encoding DUF503 domain-containing protein translates to MYVGALELDILLDDVHSLKQKRSVIKPVVAEVRKRFAVSVAEAGHLDLHRRALIGVAVVAAGGEHVRDVLDSCERFVASRPEFALLSAHRRVLGPDD
- the rbfA gene encoding 30S ribosome-binding factor RbfA, whose protein sequence is MADPARARKLAKRISQIVASAIEHDIKDPRLGAVTVTDTKITADLHDATVYYTVLGENLDSAPDFAGAAAALESARGVLRTKVGQGTGVRYTPTLTFVADSIPDDARRIEELLAKAREADAEVARRATGAQHAGDADPYKAPREDEDETDLDHDLAEAEEETRG
- a CDS encoding MarR family winged helix-turn-helix transcriptional regulator, with the protein product MTVPSGSTEPADTDVDRFADACNALYSAMRTNRARLDALAAAASALSDSQAQLVTPLARLGAMTIGELAQEAKLAQPTVTRSVKALESAGLVRRTPHAHDDRRVVVALTDRGRAHWDRARTRLRDNQRAAWDLLPDELQPQVLDLLKALTDAVTATRPVD